The following are from one region of the Rhizobacter sp. AJA081-3 genome:
- the ccmD gene encoding heme exporter protein CcmD, with amino-acid sequence MNWNSASEFFAMGGYGLYVWGSYIATAVLMVIEPILAHHRHARARRDAASLSEES; translated from the coding sequence ATGAACTGGAACAGCGCGAGCGAATTCTTCGCAATGGGTGGTTACGGGCTCTACGTCTGGGGCTCCTACATTGCCACCGCGGTGCTGATGGTCATCGAGCCCATCCTGGCCCATCACAGGCATGCTCGGGCCCGCCGAGATGCCGCAAGTCTTTCCGAGGAGTCCTGA
- a CDS encoding cytochrome c-type biogenesis protein: MPELLSRWMLALLLALPLAADAKEAAPASDDPVLEARVMRISAELRCLVCQNQTIADSHADLAQDLRQQVREMLQKGQSDAQIIDYMTQRYGDFVLYRPPVKSTTALLWYGPALLVLGGLGVLAVVLRRRSKLPDDQFEPDQPE, encoded by the coding sequence ATGCCTGAGCTGCTCTCCCGCTGGATGCTCGCGCTGCTGCTGGCCTTGCCGCTGGCCGCTGACGCCAAGGAGGCCGCCCCGGCCTCCGACGACCCGGTGCTCGAGGCGCGCGTGATGCGGATCTCCGCCGAGCTGCGTTGCCTGGTTTGCCAGAACCAGACCATCGCCGACTCGCACGCCGACCTCGCGCAGGACCTGCGCCAGCAGGTGCGCGAGATGCTGCAGAAGGGCCAGAGCGATGCGCAGATCATCGACTACATGACGCAGCGCTACGGTGACTTCGTGCTGTACCGCCCGCCGGTCAAGTCGACGACCGCCTTGCTGTGGTATGGCCCTGCCTTGCTGGTGCTGGGCGGCCTGGGCGTGCTGGCCGTCGTGCTGCGCCGGCGCAGCAAGCTGCCGGACGATCAGTTCGAGCCCGACCAGCCCGAGTAG
- a CDS encoding polyhydroxyalkanoate depolymerase, translating to MMYHAYQAHNDLLWPLRSFARASVPLLLDPTLGMGGHPPHRQVAAACEVMRLAEVTHRRPDWAITSVTAQGRDWPVVEEVVHSAAFGTLLRFAKPGATEQPRVLIVAPMSGHFATLLRDTVRTMLIDHDVYITDWHNARDVPLAAGRFGLDEYIEHLMQFLAVMGPGAHLMAICQPCVAALAAVALMSEDEHPATPASLTLMAGPIDCRISPTEVNKLATTKPIEWFESKLISRVPWRFRGAGRRVYPGFVQLTAFMSMNKDRHVNAFRDYYVNLVEQDDEKTQATRAFYEEYMAVADLPAEFYLETVQQVFQDYALPRGELTFRGRRVDPSAIRRTALVTIEGERDDICAPGQTLAAQDLCSRLRPYMRTHYVQPGVGHYGVFSGRRWQNQIYPLVRDVIHVSG from the coding sequence ATGATGTACCACGCCTACCAGGCCCACAACGACCTGCTCTGGCCGCTGCGTTCATTCGCCCGCGCCAGCGTGCCGCTGCTGCTCGACCCGACCCTCGGGATGGGCGGGCACCCGCCGCACCGGCAGGTCGCCGCGGCCTGCGAGGTGATGCGGCTGGCCGAGGTGACGCACCGCCGGCCCGACTGGGCGATCACCTCGGTCACCGCGCAGGGCCGCGACTGGCCGGTGGTCGAGGAAGTGGTGCACAGCGCCGCCTTCGGCACGCTGCTGCGCTTCGCCAAGCCGGGCGCGACCGAGCAGCCGCGCGTGCTGATCGTGGCCCCGATGTCGGGCCACTTCGCCACGCTGCTGCGCGACACCGTGCGCACGATGCTGATCGACCACGACGTCTACATCACCGACTGGCACAACGCCCGCGACGTGCCGCTGGCCGCAGGCCGCTTCGGCCTGGACGAATACATCGAGCATCTGATGCAGTTCCTCGCCGTGATGGGCCCGGGCGCGCACCTGATGGCGATCTGCCAGCCCTGCGTGGCGGCCCTTGCCGCCGTGGCCCTGATGTCGGAAGACGAGCACCCGGCCACGCCGGCCAGCCTGACCCTGATGGCCGGGCCGATCGACTGCCGCATCAGCCCGACCGAGGTGAACAAGCTGGCGACCACCAAGCCGATCGAGTGGTTCGAGAGCAAGCTGATCAGCCGCGTGCCCTGGCGATTCCGCGGTGCCGGGCGGCGCGTCTACCCCGGCTTCGTGCAACTCACCGCGTTCATGAGCATGAACAAGGACCGCCACGTCAACGCCTTTCGCGACTACTACGTCAACCTGGTCGAGCAGGACGACGAGAAGACCCAGGCGACCCGGGCCTTCTACGAGGAATACATGGCGGTGGCCGACCTGCCGGCGGAGTTCTACCTCGAGACCGTGCAGCAGGTGTTCCAGGACTACGCGCTGCCGCGCGGCGAGCTCACTTTCCGCGGCCGGCGCGTCGACCCGTCGGCGATCCGCCGCACAGCGCTGGTCACCATCGAGGGCGAGCGCGACGACATCTGCGCCCCTGGCCAGACGCTCGCCGCGCAGGACCTGTGCAGCAGGCTGCGCCCCTACATGCGCACGCACTACGTGCAGCCCGGCGTGGGCCACTACGGCGTGTTCAGCGGGCGGCGATGGCAGAACCAGATCTATCCGCTGGTTCGGGACGTGATTCACGTGTCGGGCTGA
- the ccmB gene encoding heme exporter protein CcmB, which translates to MSRAFTTIVARDLRLAARRRVEALLPIAFFLVAVSLFPLGVGPEPQTLRQIAPGVVWVCALLAAMMSLTQLYGVDHADGSLEQMLLSGESLWMIAAAKALAHWVVTGAPLVLAAPLFGLLFDLSTVANTTLALSLLLGTPILSLLGGLGAALTLGLRSGAVLLILIILPLCIPALIFGAGAVSAAEAGISTRGHFSLLGALLIASVLLAPLATGAALRIATE; encoded by the coding sequence ATGAGCCGCGCCTTCACGACCATCGTCGCGCGGGACCTGCGGCTGGCGGCGCGGCGCCGTGTCGAGGCGCTGCTGCCGATCGCCTTCTTCCTCGTCGCCGTGAGCCTGTTCCCGCTCGGCGTCGGCCCGGAGCCGCAGACGCTGCGCCAGATCGCGCCGGGCGTGGTGTGGGTGTGCGCGCTGCTGGCCGCGATGATGTCGCTGACGCAGCTGTACGGCGTCGACCATGCCGACGGCTCGCTGGAGCAGATGCTGCTCTCCGGCGAGTCGCTGTGGATGATCGCCGCGGCCAAGGCGCTGGCGCACTGGGTCGTCACCGGCGCACCGCTGGTGCTGGCCGCACCGCTGTTCGGGCTGCTGTTCGACCTCAGCACGGTGGCCAACACCACGCTGGCGCTGTCGCTGCTGCTGGGCACGCCCATCCTCAGCCTGCTCGGCGGGCTGGGCGCGGCGCTCACGCTGGGCCTGCGCAGCGGCGCGGTGCTGCTGATCCTCATCATCCTGCCGCTGTGCATCCCGGCGCTGATCTTCGGCGCCGGCGCAGTGTCGGCCGCCGAGGCCGGCATCTCGACACGCGGTCATTTTTCCCTGCTCGGCGCCTTGCTGATCGCCTCGGTGCTGCTCGCGCCGCTGGCCACCGGCGCGGCGCTGCGCATTGCCACGGAGTGA
- a CDS encoding DsbE family thiol:disulfide interchange protein — translation MKSLKFLIPLGIFLVLAVFLAVGLNLNPREVPSPLIGKPAPAFTLTRLDAPAQTIKRDELLGKVWILNVWASWCAPCREEHPVLVEFARRKLVPIYGLNYKDTRPAGMGFLTQLGNPYEASLFDGDGRVGIDYGVYGVPETFVIDKQGMIRHKHVGPLTPEVVRTKIEPLLKELNA, via the coding sequence TTGAAGAGCCTGAAGTTCCTCATACCGCTGGGTATCTTCCTGGTGCTCGCGGTCTTCCTCGCGGTGGGCCTGAACCTGAACCCGCGCGAAGTGCCGTCGCCGTTGATCGGCAAGCCGGCGCCTGCCTTCACCCTGACCCGGCTGGATGCTCCGGCGCAGACGATCAAGCGCGACGAACTGCTCGGCAAGGTCTGGATCCTCAACGTCTGGGCCTCGTGGTGCGCGCCGTGCCGCGAAGAGCACCCGGTGCTGGTGGAGTTCGCGCGGCGCAAGCTCGTGCCGATCTACGGCCTGAACTACAAGGACACCCGGCCGGCCGGCATGGGCTTCCTGACCCAGCTGGGCAACCCCTATGAAGCCTCGCTGTTCGACGGCGACGGACGGGTCGGCATCGACTACGGTGTCTACGGCGTGCCCGAGACCTTCGTGATCGACAAGCAGGGCATGATCCGCCACAAGCATGTCGGGCCGCTCACGCCCGAAGTGGTGCGCACGAAGATCGAGCCGCTGCTGAAGGAACTCAATGCCTGA
- the ccmE gene encoding cytochrome c maturation protein CcmE has translation MKPRHKRLAIAGGVVVAVGAIATLVLNAFQSNLVFFYSPSQIASHEAPANRTFRLGGLVQEGTVKRDGVKVNFVVTDTAKTVPVQYEGILPDLFKEGKGVVAQGQLRDGVFVAREVLAKHDENYMPPEAAEALKKAQQVNDQMNKGVAQGSAK, from the coding sequence ATGAAGCCCCGCCACAAACGCCTGGCCATCGCCGGCGGTGTCGTCGTCGCCGTGGGCGCGATCGCCACGCTGGTGCTCAACGCCTTCCAGAGCAACCTGGTGTTCTTCTACTCGCCGTCGCAGATCGCCTCTCACGAGGCGCCGGCCAACCGCACCTTCCGCCTCGGCGGGCTGGTGCAGGAAGGCACCGTCAAGCGCGATGGCGTCAAGGTCAACTTCGTCGTCACCGACACGGCCAAGACCGTGCCGGTGCAGTACGAGGGCATCCTTCCCGACCTGTTCAAGGAGGGCAAGGGCGTGGTCGCGCAGGGACAACTTCGTGACGGTGTGTTCGTCGCCCGCGAGGTGCTGGCCAAGCACGACGAGAACTACATGCCGCCCGAGGCGGCCGAAGCACTCAAGAAGGCGCAACAGGTGAACGACCAGATGAACAAGGGCGTGGCCCAAGGGAGCGCGAAGTGA
- a CDS encoding glutathione S-transferase family protein gives MPVAIPARPKAAPRKRAASARATLTLSSKNYSSWSLRGWLLARFAGLDFDEVMVSPDDAEARKELLLLAPSIRVPCLTHEGAKVWNTLAIAHYLDEIFPAAGLMPADRIARAHCRSVSGEMNSGFANLRSALPMNLKARHPGFKIWAGAQPDIDRVVEIWTECLATYGGPFLFGKKHTMADAMYAPVVTRFLTYDVKLNKPCLAYCQTIMAMPEMKEWLAAAKREPEEIEELDMEF, from the coding sequence ATGCCCGTCGCCATCCCCGCCCGCCCGAAGGCCGCCCCCCGCAAGCGTGCAGCATCGGCGCGCGCCACCCTCACGCTGTCGAGCAAGAACTACTCGTCGTGGTCGCTGCGCGGCTGGCTGCTGGCGCGTTTCGCCGGGCTCGACTTCGACGAGGTGATGGTCTCGCCCGACGATGCCGAAGCCCGCAAGGAGCTGCTGCTGCTCGCGCCATCGATCCGCGTGCCCTGCCTGACTCACGAGGGCGCGAAGGTCTGGAACACGCTGGCCATCGCGCACTACCTCGACGAGATCTTTCCCGCTGCCGGGCTGATGCCGGCCGACCGCATCGCCCGCGCGCACTGCCGCTCGGTCAGCGGCGAGATGAACTCCGGCTTCGCCAACCTGCGCTCGGCGCTGCCGATGAACCTGAAGGCCCGCCACCCGGGCTTCAAGATCTGGGCCGGTGCGCAGCCCGACATCGACCGCGTCGTCGAGATCTGGACCGAGTGCCTGGCCACCTACGGCGGCCCGTTCCTGTTCGGCAAGAAGCACACGATGGCCGACGCGATGTACGCGCCTGTGGTCACGCGCTTCCTGACTTACGACGTGAAGCTCAACAAGCCCTGCCTGGCGTACTGCCAGACGATCATGGCGATGCCCGAGATGAAGGAGTGGCTCGCCGCGGCGAAGCGCGAGCCCGAGGAGATCGAGGAACTCGACATGGAGTTCTGA
- the ccmC gene encoding heme ABC transporter permease CcmC has product MPGQLRLFTFASPVRFYGLTGALIPWLWAACIALTGAGLYMGFFVAPTDATQGESYRVIFVHVPAAWMSMLLYLVMAFWAAIGWAFNARLASMVARAIAPTGAMFTFLALWTGAFWGKPTWGTWWVWDARLTSELILLFLYLGFLALVNAIDDTRRADQAGALLAVVGAVNVPIIYFSVKWWNTLHQGATISMTAAPKMAQTMLTAMLLMTFAFWAYAFAVVFMRARAIVIEREQHTEWVTELVRKQGSKA; this is encoded by the coding sequence ATGCCAGGGCAACTGAGACTCTTCACCTTCGCCTCGCCGGTGCGCTTCTACGGCCTGACCGGCGCGCTGATCCCGTGGCTGTGGGCGGCGTGCATCGCGCTGACCGGCGCGGGGCTGTACATGGGCTTCTTCGTCGCCCCGACCGACGCGACGCAGGGCGAGTCGTACCGCGTGATCTTCGTCCACGTGCCGGCGGCCTGGATGTCGATGCTGCTGTACCTCGTGATGGCCTTCTGGGCCGCCATCGGCTGGGCCTTCAATGCCCGCCTGGCCTCGATGGTGGCGCGCGCGATCGCCCCGACCGGCGCGATGTTCACCTTCCTGGCCCTGTGGACCGGCGCCTTCTGGGGCAAGCCGACCTGGGGCACCTGGTGGGTGTGGGATGCGCGGCTGACCTCGGAACTCATCCTGCTTTTCCTGTATCTGGGATTCCTGGCCCTGGTCAACGCGATCGACGACACCCGCCGCGCCGACCAGGCCGGTGCGTTGCTGGCGGTGGTGGGGGCGGTGAACGTGCCGATCATCTACTTCTCGGTGAAGTGGTGGAACACGCTGCACCAGGGCGCGACGATCAGCATGACGGCGGCGCCGAAGATGGCGCAGACCATGCTGACGGCGATGCTGCTGATGACCTTCGCGTTCTGGGCCTATGCCTTCGCAGTGGTCTTCATGCGCGCCCGCGCGATCGTGATCGAGCGCGAGCAGCACACGGAATGGGTGACGGAACTGGTTCGTAAGCAGGGGTCGAAGGCATGA
- a CDS encoding heme lyase CcmF/NrfE family subunit, with amino-acid sequence MIPELGHIALWLALGVSAVLGVVPMAGAQKGRADWMALARPLAIAEFVFVAFAFGCLVTSFVQHDFSVLNVASNSNSALPLPYRIAASWGSHEGSLLLWVMMLCVWQLAVARFSAHLPQPVLARILAVMGLISVGFLLFMLATSNPFDRLIPAAPEGRDLNPLLQDPGMVIHPPMLYMGYVGFSVAFAFAVAALIGGNLDATWARWTRPWTTVAWIFLTIGIALGSWWAYYELGWGGWWFWDPVENASFMPWLVGTALIHSLAVTEKRGSFKSWTVLLAIMAFSLSLLGTFLVRSGVLSSVHAFATDPRRGLFILIFLVIVIGASLTLYAWRAPKVGLGARFGLLSRETLLLLNNVLLVAATGAVLLGTLYPLVLDALGLGKISVGPPYFDTVFVPLMAPLVFLMGVGPMARWKATELPDLWTRLRWALGVAIVAALGVEWSTGEIGFQATLGLAMAFWIIASVATDLFERLRGGNPLERAKLLPRAMVGMMVAHLGVAAFIIGVTMVKGHEVERDVKMEVGDTTEVRGYTFTFKGVSDTTGPNYVAARATIEVSRDGRMLRTMHPEKRMYRVQQNPMTEADIDTGFTRDLYVSLGEPIEGSKGAWIVRVYFKPFVDWIWGGCLLMALGGLLAATDRRYRAKVRSEQGASSIVGASA; translated from the coding sequence GTGATTCCGGAACTCGGGCATATCGCGCTGTGGCTGGCGCTGGGCGTGTCGGCGGTGCTGGGGGTGGTGCCGATGGCCGGCGCGCAGAAGGGCCGTGCCGACTGGATGGCGCTGGCGCGGCCGCTGGCCATCGCCGAGTTCGTGTTCGTGGCCTTCGCCTTCGGCTGCCTGGTCACGTCCTTCGTCCAGCATGACTTCTCGGTGCTCAACGTTGCGAGCAACTCCAACAGCGCCTTGCCGCTGCCCTACCGCATCGCCGCCTCCTGGGGCAGCCACGAGGGCTCGCTGCTGCTGTGGGTGATGATGCTGTGCGTCTGGCAGCTGGCCGTGGCCCGCTTCAGCGCGCACCTCCCGCAGCCGGTGCTGGCTCGCATCCTGGCGGTGATGGGCCTGATCAGTGTGGGCTTCCTGCTCTTCATGCTGGCGACCTCCAACCCCTTCGACCGTCTGATCCCCGCCGCCCCAGAAGGACGCGACCTGAACCCGCTGCTGCAGGACCCGGGCATGGTGATCCACCCGCCGATGCTGTACATGGGCTACGTGGGCTTCTCGGTGGCCTTCGCGTTCGCGGTGGCGGCCTTGATCGGCGGCAACCTCGACGCCACCTGGGCGCGCTGGACGCGCCCCTGGACCACGGTGGCCTGGATCTTCCTGACCATCGGCATCGCGCTGGGCAGCTGGTGGGCCTACTACGAACTGGGCTGGGGCGGCTGGTGGTTCTGGGACCCGGTCGAGAACGCCTCCTTCATGCCCTGGCTGGTGGGCACGGCGCTCATCCACTCGCTGGCCGTGACCGAAAAGCGCGGCAGCTTCAAGAGCTGGACGGTGCTGCTGGCGATCATGGCCTTCTCGCTGTCGCTGCTGGGTACCTTCCTGGTCCGCTCGGGTGTGCTCAGCTCGGTGCACGCCTTCGCCACCGACCCGCGCCGCGGCCTGTTCATCCTCATCTTCCTGGTCATCGTGATCGGCGCGTCGCTGACGCTGTACGCCTGGCGCGCGCCGAAGGTCGGCCTCGGCGCACGTTTCGGCCTGCTCTCGCGCGAGACGCTGCTGCTGCTCAACAATGTGTTGCTGGTGGCCGCCACCGGCGCGGTCTTGCTGGGCACGCTGTACCCGCTGGTGCTCGATGCGCTGGGCCTGGGCAAGATCTCGGTCGGCCCGCCGTACTTCGACACCGTGTTCGTGCCCTTGATGGCGCCGCTGGTCTTCCTGATGGGCGTGGGCCCGATGGCGCGCTGGAAGGCCACCGAGCTGCCCGACCTGTGGACCCGGCTGCGCTGGGCGCTGGGCGTGGCGATCGTGGCCGCGCTGGGGGTGGAGTGGTCCACCGGCGAGATCGGCTTCCAGGCGACGCTCGGGCTGGCGATGGCTTTCTGGATCATCGCCTCGGTGGCCACCGACCTGTTCGAGCGCCTGCGCGGTGGCAATCCGCTCGAGCGCGCCAAGTTGCTGCCGCGGGCGATGGTCGGCATGATGGTCGCGCACCTGGGCGTGGCCGCCTTCATCATCGGCGTGACCATGGTGAAGGGCCACGAGGTCGAGCGCGACGTGAAGATGGAGGTGGGCGACACCACCGAGGTGCGCGGCTACACCTTCACCTTCAAGGGTGTGAGCGACACGACCGGGCCGAACTACGTCGCGGCGCGGGCGACCATCGAGGTCAGCCGTGACGGGCGCATGCTGCGCACGATGCACCCCGAGAAGCGCATGTACCGCGTGCAGCAGAACCCGATGACCGAGGCCGACATCGACACCGGCTTCACGCGCGACCTGTACGTCTCACTGGGCGAGCCGATCGAAGGCAGCAAGGGCGCCTGGATCGTGCGCGTCTACTTCAAGCCCTTCGTCGACTGGATCTGGGGCGGCTGCCTGCTGATGGCGCTGGGCGGCCTGCTCGCCGCCACCGATCGCCGCTACCGCGCCAAGGTTCGCAGCGAGCAGGGTGCATCGTCCATCGTGGGAGCGAGCGCTTGA
- a CDS encoding cupin domain-containing protein: MLDSTTTRFSHVKPDDTAWRSDGLRDFFIYKDLGVEAATSGRVLAQLVKANMAPEKGTGWHRHEADFHIVIMTKGWAKFMYGDQETLVAAGDCVHQRPGIVHYLFDYSPDMEYLEIVGPADFKTVDMPAPCEVPAPSSWA; encoded by the coding sequence ATGCTGGACAGCACCACCACCCGTTTCTCGCACGTCAAGCCCGACGACACCGCCTGGCGCAGCGACGGCCTGCGCGACTTCTTCATCTACAAGGACCTGGGTGTCGAGGCCGCCACCTCCGGCCGGGTGCTCGCGCAGCTCGTCAAGGCCAACATGGCACCCGAAAAGGGCACCGGCTGGCACCGCCATGAGGCGGACTTCCACATCGTCATCATGACCAAGGGCTGGGCGAAGTTCATGTACGGCGACCAGGAGACGCTCGTCGCAGCCGGCGACTGCGTGCACCAGCGCCCGGGCATCGTGCACTACCTGTTCGACTACTCGCCCGACATGGAGTACCTCGAGATCGTCGGCCCGGCGGACTTCAAGACCGTCGACATGCCGGCGCCCTGCGAGGTACCAGCGCCGTCGAGCTGGGCCTGA
- the ccmA gene encoding cytochrome c biogenesis heme-transporting ATPase CcmA produces the protein MSSSRPALAASQLACRRGDRLLFRGLDFSLQGGQLVWLRGPNGSGKTSLLRLLAGLSTPAEGAVTWDGVPLRQAGAAYHRSLCYLAHANALKDDLTVLEALQFLARLHGQAGDAASVEPALRKVGLFSRRNAAVRTLSQGQRRRVALARLQVDAAAPVWILDEPYDALDAEGTAMLDEALGQHARRGGAAVLTSHIDLTLRDPQPVTLQLDAYAAR, from the coding sequence GTGTCCTCCTCCCGCCCCGCGCTAGCGGCCAGCCAACTTGCCTGTCGCCGCGGCGACCGGCTGCTGTTCCGCGGGCTCGATTTTTCGCTCCAGGGCGGCCAGCTCGTCTGGCTGCGCGGGCCCAACGGCAGCGGCAAGACCAGCCTGCTGCGCCTGCTGGCCGGCCTGTCGACGCCGGCCGAAGGGGCGGTGACCTGGGACGGCGTGCCGCTGCGCCAGGCCGGTGCGGCCTATCACCGCAGCCTGTGCTATCTGGCCCATGCCAACGCCCTGAAGGACGATCTCACCGTGCTGGAAGCGCTGCAATTCCTCGCCCGGCTGCATGGCCAGGCGGGCGACGCCGCCAGCGTCGAGCCGGCGCTGCGCAAGGTCGGCCTGTTCAGCCGCCGCAACGCCGCGGTGCGCACGCTCTCGCAGGGGCAGCGGCGCCGTGTCGCGCTGGCGCGCCTGCAGGTCGACGCCGCCGCGCCGGTGTGGATCCTCGACGAACCCTACGATGCGCTCGATGCCGAAGGCACGGCGATGCTCGACGAGGCGCTCGGCCAGCACGCCCGCCGGGGCGGGGCCGCGGTGCTGACCAGCCACATCGACCTGACGCTGCGCGACCCTCAGCCGGTCACGCTGCAACTCGATGCCTACGCCGCCCGATGA